From a single Lolium rigidum isolate FL_2022 chromosome 7, APGP_CSIRO_Lrig_0.1, whole genome shotgun sequence genomic region:
- the LOC124674153 gene encoding uncharacterized protein LOC124674153: protein MVARDKKKREESRRRDLLMKMERLTKLDLPTASTLTMDAPLPYPREAEKKHVAGSASGKMDLSLLEEPLEATTSELTPPILAVNCNDWGISFYIRTDGGGYLHTYPDVGGPFKTLQDAREAIDTFLRRRQDPTMFMDGLSYAERSVKWTLYWPDGTRKTPSKSQQVDLTRNWTYQLAHALMDGYNEKHSLTEDRAHQVKEVVCIEAIFEGDVFKWYNHINFTTRAKGDHGITTNLFFAEVISTKGELEELAPSCLRMLEPSDNGMCHGCQNNGSGEHMKHPKDASAYTGGHMRDTVFFKGPGLPPMEYPVDEDELHRAEEARLRAKLTAYEDASVFEKFKGPQPGPFLVRKPLVETEEMRQFWSSIYGS, encoded by the exons atGGTGGCCCGCGACAAGAAGAAGAGGGAGGAGTCCCGCCGCCGCGATTTGCTGATGAAAATGGA GAGGTTGACAAAACTTGATTTACCAACTGCTTCTACGTTAACCATGGACGCCCCTCTGCCGTACCC GCGTGAGGCGGAGAAGAAGCATGTGGCTGGTTCTGCATCTGGAAAAATGGATCTCTCTCTCTTGGAGGAGCCTCTCGAAGCTACAACATCGGAGTTGACACCGCCCATTTTGGCTGTGAATTGCAATGACTGGGGTATTTCATTTTACATCAGGACTGATGGTGGGGGCTATTTACACACATATCCTGACGTGGGTGGGCCATTCAAGACCCTACAGGATGCTCGAGAGGCTATTGATACCTTTCTTCGTCGGCGCCAGGACCCAACAAT GTTCATGGATGGGCTTTCTTATGCGGAGAGGAGTGTAAAGTGGACTCTTTACTGGCCTGATGGCACTAGGAAGACGCCTTCAAAATCTCAACAAGTGGATTTAACCCGGAATTGGACGTACCAGTTGGCTCATGCTTTGATGGATGGGTATAATGAGAAGCACAGTCTTACGGAG GATCGTGCACATCAAGTCAAAGAAGTTGTGTGCATCGAAGCAATTTTTGAGGGTGATGTGTTTAAGTGGTACAATCATATCAATTTCACTACAAGGGCTaaaggagaccatggcatcaccaCCAATCTATTTTTTGCCGAAGTCATATCTACAAAAGGAGAACTTGAGGAATTGGCTCCCAGCTGTTTACGAATGCTTGAACCTTCTGATAATG GTATGTGCCATGGTTGTCAAAATAATGGAAGTGGTGAGCATATGAAGCACCCCAAGGATGCTTCTGCATACACGGGTGGTCACATGAGGGACACAGTTTTTTTCAAAGGACCTGGATTGCCTCCCATGGAATACCCTGTAGATGAGGACGAA CTGCATCGCGCTGAGGAGGCTAGGTTAAGAGCCAAGCTCACG GCCTATGAGGATGCAAGCGTTTTTGAAAAGTTCAAGGGCCCACAGCCTGGCCCCTTTCTGGTCAGAAAACCTCTTGTTGAAACCGAAGAAATGCGGCAGTTCTGGTCGTCTATATATGGCTCCTGA
- the LOC124672281 gene encoding probable disease resistance protein At5g45490, with product MAQQSGNDLKPQLEKLLQAFDDEDDRDLLHRTELDHIFRILRANKDKITSRPPDVEKKEELPELLRKIDEALQQCKARSKQPQQSDNAKSKKMTLPSVSDCNPFKSRSPDFSVEPLLQQTITILGDAPSTSAPAADHDAAGEDTVLYEWTTSYVDEDRIYGWADEADKVVDALVGLQEEGKEDQLLFRAAGITGIHGSGKTALAQKVFVHDRIKDAFPLRLWVCVGPPDHEDRFNLLYRMLDNLGLDTAKVEAIVDNADVVKAAAEDKDKSKIGVLLFILYVTLYKTGYLIVFDDIRAYDGSNGWYSNLTLQPPKKGEWYERLAYGLPKARKSAVLVTCRSEDDARTMVRTGRVFRPPGLGVAEGWKLFEREYKEAKKKSKKEKEEKEKDKDGKEEKKEEDEIYKELEQMKEQIVGKCLGLPVAIVQAAKGFALMEHKPNDPPKAEDKALPDETVPSKTEPATQATEANQPVN from the coding sequence ATGGCGCAGCAAAGTGGGAACGATCTGAAACCTCAATTGGAGAAGCTGCTCCAGGCgttcgacgacgaggacgaccggGATCTGCTTCACAGGACGGAACTCGACCACATCTTCCGCATCCTCAGGGCGAACAAGGACAAGATCACCTCGCGGCCACCGGAcgtggagaagaaggaggagctgCCCGAGCTACTGCGCAAGATCGACGAAGCGCTGCAGCAATGCAAGGCACGGTCCAAGCAGCCGCAGCAGTCTGACAACGCCAAGAGCAAGAAGATGACGCTGCCGTCGGTGAGCGACTGCAACCCTTTCAAGTCCCGATCGCCGGACTTCTCCGTCGAGCCATTGCTGCAGCAGACCATCACCATCCTCGGTGACGCTCCTTCTACCTCTGCTCCTGCTGCTGATCATGATGCAGCTGGTGAAGACACGGTGCTCTACGAGTGGACGACGAGCTACGTGGACGAGGACCGCATATACGGCTGGGCCGACGAGGCGGACAAGGTGGTCGACGCCCTCGTCGGCCTCCAAGAGGAGGGCAAAGAGGATCAATTGCTGTTCAGGGCGGCGGGCATCACGGGGATCCACGGCAGCGGCAAGACGGCGCTGGCGCAGAAGGTATTCGTCCACGACAGGATCAAGGACGCCTTCCCTCTCAGGCTCTGGGTCTGCGTCGGCCCGCCGGACCACGAGGACAGGTTCAACCTCCTCTATCGGATGCTTGACAACCTCGGCCTCGACACCGCCAAGGTCGAGGCCATCGTCGACAATGCCGACGTCGTCAAGGCAGCTGCTGAAGACaaggacaaatccaagatcggtgTGCTGCTCTTCATCCTGTACGTGACGCTGTACAAGACGGGGTACCTCATCGTGTTCGACGACATCAGGGCGTACGATGGCAGCAACGGCTGGTACAGCAACCTGACGCTACAGCCACCTAAGAAGGGCGAGTGGTACGAGCGGCTCGCCTACGGCCTGCCCAAGGCGAGGAAGAGCGCGGTGCTCGTCACCTGTCGCAGTGAGGACGATGCCAGGACCATGGTGCGCACCGGCCGCGTGTTCCGCCCACCAGGCCTCGGCGTCGCCGAGGGATGGAAGCTTTTCGAGCGGGAGTACAAAGAGGCCAAGAAAAAGagcaagaaggagaaggaagagaaagagaaagacaaggacgggaaggaggagaagaaagaggaagaCGAGATTTACAAGGAGCTGGAACAGATGAAGGAGCAGATCGTCGGCAAGTGCCTAGGCCTGCCGGTGGCCATCGTCCAGGCGGCCAAGGGCTTCGCCTTGATGGAGCACAAACCCAACGATCCACCGAAGGCGGAGGATAAAGCTCTCCCGGATGAGACTGTGCCTAGCAAGACCGAGCCTGCAACTCAGGCTACGGAGGCTAATCAGCCTGTTAATTAA